CTGTCAAACCTGGGCAAGAACAAACTGCGACAGACCACATTTGAAGATTTTATATAGAAATGAATTAAGGTAGAGAAATAAAAATTAGGGGACCTAAGCCCCCCGTTTTTTATGCAAGAGAACAGATATACAAAGGCCTTATGGGGTGGGAGTGGGAGTATAGTAAAAAAAAGACCTCTGTATACCCTGCGACTCTTGGTTCGTTATTAAACGAACAATCTCTTAAATATTGCACATAATATATATCCGTTTTCAGAATAAATAAATTGTCAATGATTATACAGGATGAACAAATTGTCAATGAGTTCACAGTATAGACAGATTGGCTGTAACCAACATCATGAAGCGTTGTCAGGTCTGCCTTTCTGGTTAATATACAGCTGTTCTATTCTATCAAGTGTATCTGCTTCATCAGGACTCTTATCATCCCTCACCCTGACAAGCCGGGGAAACCGCAGTGCATAACCTGAATTGTAAGTCGGGCTTTTCTGGATTTCTTCAAAAGCGATTTCGAACACCACTTGTGGCACGAATTCCAGTTCCTTGCCATTCTCAACTACAATGAGTTCCTTGAACTGTGCTGTCAGGTCTTCGAGCATATCGTCAGTAATACCTGTTCCCACTCTTCCAATGGATAGAATATCACCTGATTCCTGCTCAATACATGCAAGCTGGAATGATCCTATAAAGTTAGCGCGCCGTCCTTCACCCCATTCCCCGCCGATAACCACCAGATCCAGTGTCTCCATAAGTGGCTTGATCTTAAGCCAGTTCTTCCCGCGCTTGCCAGGAGAATAAAGTGATTCCGGGTTTTTCAGCATCACACCTTCATGACCCGCTTCCAAAGCTTCACGGTAAATATCATTGATATCCTTTACGTCTGAAGTGATGACCTGCTCTGCAATCTTTAGTTTATCAGAGGGGCTCACACATTCAACCAGATGCGATCTTCGCTGTACCAGGGTATTGTCAAACAGGCTCTCACCATTGAAATATAACACATCGAACAGATACAATTGTAGAGGTATTTGTTCCTTCACCACATCCACATCATACTTGCGCCTGAACCGTTTGAGTATCTGTTGGAAGGCTCCTGGTTTACCATCAGGACCCAACACAACAGCTTCCCCGTCAAGAAGGGCTGATTCCGCTGAAATTCCTTCCCTTACCATTTCCACTATATCGGGCAGGGAGTTTGTTACATCTTCCAGGCGCCGTGAATAAATAGAGATCTTATCTTTGTTCTTATGGATCTGCACCCTGGCACCGTCGAATTTCCATTCAACTGCAACTTTGCCCATTTCATTAACAGCAGGTTCGATACCCAGGGATATCTGGGCCAGCATCATCCTGATGGGGCGACCCAGTTCCATGTCCAGGCCGGCCAGACCGCGTGTTCCGTTAAGTTTTGCTTCCCTTACAACCAGTCCAAGGTCATTTGTGAGCATATAGCCCCGTTCCACAGCATCTTTTGGTACATTGAAAGCTTTTGCAATGGAATCCCTGACAATTCCTTCACCCACCCCGATCCTCAGTTCCTCAATAGACAGCCGTGCCAGGTATACGGCCTCAATTGGTGTGGC
Above is a window of ANME-2 cluster archaeon DNA encoding:
- a CDS encoding ATP-dependent DNA ligase, with the translated sequence MTSFQDFAETCQRIENIPGSLEMTQVVAEFFSSVEDDELEIVSRFIMGLVFPVWSPLQLGIGPSLLYTSLSRASGVPVKGIINLVRETGDVGLAAREALTGAKKSQSTLAAFGEEESVLSILDVFTRFFDIATTSGKGSQSSRARNLQFLFGRATPIEAVYLARLSIEELRIGVGEGIVRDSIAKAFNVPKDAVERGYMLTNDLGLVVREAKLNGTRGLAGLDMELGRPIRMMLAQISLGIEPAVNEMGKVAVEWKFDGARVQIHKNKDKISIYSRRLEDVTNSLPDIVEMVREGISAESALLDGEAVVLGPDGKPGAFQQILKRFRRKYDVDVVKEQIPLQLYLFDVLYFNGESLFDNTLVQRRSHLVECVSPSDKLKIAEQVITSDVKDINDIYREALEAGHEGVMLKNPESLYSPGKRGKNWLKIKPLMETLDLVVIGGEWGEGRRANFIGSFQLACIEQESGDILSIGRVGTGITDDMLEDLTAQFKELIVVENGKELEFVPQVVFEIAFEEIQKSPTYNSGYALRFPRLVRVRDDKSPDEADTLDRIEQLYINQKGRPDNAS